A stretch of the Cryptosporangium phraense genome encodes the following:
- a CDS encoding CDP-alcohol phosphatidyltransferase family protein, with protein MTPPVTHEAGSGAPEKTRPTAADFLARNRGGGLFTETINQRIGAVLAVVAYRLRLAPSALTLINLALGLGASAAVVGLAPAAARGDVSSWLLGVAALLAWHLAYSLDCSDGQLARVTGRAGPAGARVDILCDVAVQISLVAAISATAVAHTPDVPAWLVAVFAGTWMINLVTSVLASTDTASASLMTSKSLPVRIIKLVRDYGAVVTVCGVVIAFLPGWTPWLMAAFSVVNGLFLLASIGQSARTAGLVAPNDTEA; from the coding sequence ATGACGCCCCCGGTAACCCACGAAGCCGGAAGCGGCGCACCCGAGAAGACCCGGCCGACCGCGGCCGACTTCCTGGCCCGCAACCGCGGCGGCGGGCTGTTCACCGAGACGATCAACCAGCGCATCGGCGCGGTCCTCGCCGTCGTCGCCTACCGGCTGCGGCTGGCTCCGTCCGCGCTCACGCTGATCAACCTCGCACTCGGCCTGGGCGCCTCGGCCGCCGTCGTCGGGCTCGCGCCCGCCGCGGCCCGCGGCGACGTCTCGTCGTGGTTGCTCGGCGTCGCCGCGCTGCTCGCCTGGCACCTCGCCTACAGCCTCGACTGCTCCGACGGTCAGCTGGCCCGCGTCACCGGCCGGGCCGGCCCGGCCGGCGCCCGGGTCGACATCCTGTGCGACGTCGCCGTGCAGATCTCGCTGGTCGCGGCGATCTCGGCGACCGCGGTCGCGCACACGCCCGACGTACCGGCGTGGCTGGTCGCGGTGTTTGCCGGCACCTGGATGATCAACCTCGTGACCTCGGTTCTGGCCTCGACGGACACCGCGTCCGCGAGCCTCATGACGTCGAAATCCCTGCCCGTCCGCATCATCAAACTCGTGCGGGACTACGGTGCGGTGGTGACCGTATGCGGTGTGGTGATCGCGTTCCTGCCGGGCTGGACGCCCTGGCTGATGGCCGCGTTCTCCGTCGTGAACGGGCTCTTCCTCCTCGCCAGCATCGGGCAGTCGGCGCGCACGGCCGGGCTGGTGG
- a CDS encoding NTP transferase domain-containing protein, whose product MAPQVVILAAGLGTRLGRPHPKTLTPLRDGKSILRHQLDRIDAAFGGQARVTIVVGFKMDLIMEAAPDVKYVYNEVYDQTNTCKSLLKALRLSSPGGVLWLNGDVVFVDGLLEAVAAEVEKKESFICVNTESVADEEVKYTLDGDGYVKDLSKQVREGALGEAVGINYVSADDKATLVTHLESCDDQDYFERGVETAIADAGSRYRAVDISRFGVVEVDFDADLARANELEVETR is encoded by the coding sequence ATGGCGCCGCAGGTGGTGATCCTCGCGGCCGGGCTGGGCACGCGGCTCGGACGTCCGCACCCCAAGACCCTGACGCCGCTGCGCGACGGAAAGAGCATCCTGCGTCACCAGCTCGACCGCATCGACGCGGCGTTCGGCGGTCAGGCCCGGGTCACGATCGTCGTCGGCTTCAAGATGGACCTGATCATGGAGGCCGCGCCGGACGTCAAATACGTCTACAACGAGGTCTACGACCAGACGAACACCTGCAAGAGCCTGCTGAAGGCACTCCGGCTCTCCTCGCCCGGCGGCGTGCTCTGGCTCAACGGCGACGTCGTCTTCGTCGACGGGCTGCTGGAGGCCGTCGCCGCCGAGGTGGAGAAAAAAGAGAGCTTCATCTGCGTCAACACCGAGTCGGTGGCCGACGAGGAGGTCAAGTACACGCTCGACGGCGACGGGTACGTCAAAGACCTCTCCAAGCAGGTCCGCGAGGGTGCGCTCGGCGAGGCCGTCGGCATCAACTACGTCTCCGCCGACGACAAGGCGACGCTCGTGACCCACCTCGAATCCTGCGATGATCAGGACTACTTCGAGCGTGGTGTGGAAACCGCGATCGCCGACGCCGGGAGCAGGTACCGCGCCGTGGACATCTCCCGCTTCGGCGTCGTCGAAGTCGACTTCGACGCCGACCTCGCCCGAGCCAACGAACTGGAAGTCGAGACCCGATGA